One segment of Tamlana crocina DNA contains the following:
- the lepA gene encoding translation elongation factor 4 → MKNIRNFCIIAHIDHGKSTLADRLLDHTGSVTAREKQDQLLDNMDLERERGITIKSHAIQMDYIFEGEPYVLNLIDTPGHVDFSYEVSRSIAACEGALLIVDAAQSIQAQTISNLYLALENDLEIIPVLNKVDLPSANPDEVTDDIVDLLGCDPEEVIHASGKTGFGVDNILKAIIERIPAPKGNPEAPLRALIFDSVYNTFRGIETYFRVFDGEIKKGQHIKFAATNKDYYADEVGTLKLTQVAKQNIKTGDVGYLITGIKTAKEVKVGDTITDFSNPTKNVVSGFEDVKPMVFAGIYPVDTEDFEELRASMEKLQLNDASLVFQPESSAALGFGFRCGFLGMLHMEIIQERLEREFDMTVITTVPNVSYHAFTNKEPDEVIIVNNPSDLPDPSTLNRVEEPYIKATIITKADFIGNVMSLCIEKRGIITNQTYLTPERVELTFEMPLAEIVFDFYDRLKTVSKGYASFDYHPIGLKSSKLVRLDILLNAQPVDALSALIHADNAQTVGRKMCEKLKELIPRQQFDIPIQAAVGAKIISRETIKALRKDVTAKCYGGDISRKRKLLEKQKKGKKRMRQVGNVEIPQQAFMAVLKLND, encoded by the coding sequence ATGAAGAACATCAGGAATTTTTGCATTATTGCACATATTGATCACGGGAAGAGTACGCTTGCAGACCGTTTGTTGGATCATACCGGTTCGGTAACCGCTAGGGAAAAACAGGACCAGTTGCTCGACAATATGGATTTGGAGCGCGAACGTGGCATCACTATAAAATCGCACGCCATTCAAATGGACTATATTTTTGAGGGCGAGCCTTATGTGTTGAATCTTATTGACACGCCGGGACACGTAGATTTTAGCTACGAAGTATCCCGTTCCATCGCTGCTTGCGAGGGCGCATTACTTATTGTTGATGCTGCACAGAGCATACAGGCACAAACCATTTCCAATTTATATTTGGCTTTGGAAAACGATTTGGAAATCATTCCCGTGTTAAACAAAGTGGATTTACCAAGTGCCAACCCCGATGAAGTAACCGACGATATTGTGGACCTATTGGGCTGCGACCCCGAAGAGGTGATCCATGCCAGTGGAAAAACAGGATTTGGTGTTGACAATATTCTAAAAGCTATTATTGAACGTATTCCTGCGCCAAAAGGAAATCCCGAAGCGCCATTGCGTGCCTTGATTTTCGATTCGGTTTACAACACGTTTAGAGGTATTGAAACCTATTTTAGAGTGTTTGATGGCGAAATAAAAAAAGGGCAACACATTAAATTTGCCGCCACCAACAAAGATTATTATGCAGACGAAGTAGGCACCCTAAAACTCACGCAAGTTGCCAAACAGAATATAAAAACAGGTGACGTGGGCTACCTAATTACCGGTATTAAAACCGCCAAGGAAGTAAAAGTAGGTGATACCATTACCGATTTTTCTAACCCGACAAAAAACGTGGTTTCTGGTTTCGAGGATGTAAAACCCATGGTATTTGCTGGTATTTACCCTGTAGACACCGAAGATTTTGAAGAGCTTCGTGCCTCCATGGAAAAATTGCAATTGAATGACGCCTCGTTGGTATTCCAACCCGAAAGTTCTGCGGCTTTAGGGTTTGGGTTCCGTTGCGGATTTTTGGGCATGCTCCACATGGAAATTATACAAGAACGTTTAGAGCGCGAGTTCGATATGACGGTGATTACCACCGTTCCCAACGTGTCGTACCACGCCTTTACCAATAAAGAACCAGATGAGGTTATTATTGTAAATAACCCATCAGACCTTCCAGACCCTTCTACGCTAAACCGTGTGGAAGAGCCTTATATTAAAGCGACCATTATTACCAAGGCCGATTTTATTGGTAACGTAATGTCACTTTGTATTGAAAAGCGCGGCATTATTACCAACCAAACCTATTTGACGCCCGAGCGTGTGGAACTGACTTTTGAAATGCCTTTGGCCGAAATTGTTTTCGATTTTTACGACAGATTGAAAACCGTTTCAAAAGGATATGCTTCGTTTGATTATCATCCTATCGGATTGAAATCTTCAAAATTGGTACGATTGGATATTCTTTTGAATGCCCAACCTGTTGATGCACTTTCGGCATTGATTCATGCCGATAACGCACAAACCGTTGGCCGAAAGATGTGTGAAAAACTGAAAGAGCTTATTCCTAGGCAACAGTTCGATATTCCAATTCAAGCCGCTGTTGGCGCCAAAATTATTTCGCGCGAAACGATAAAAGCCCTTCGTAAAGACGTAACCGCAAAATGTTACGGTGGTGATATTTCTCGTAAACGGAAGCTACTTGAAAAACAGAAAAAAGGTAAAAAACGTATGCGCCAAGTGGGGAATGTAGAAATTCCGCAGCAAGCCTTTATGGCCGTTTTAAAACTAAACGATTAA